In a single window of the Cucurbita pepo subsp. pepo cultivar mu-cu-16 chromosome LG18, ASM280686v2, whole genome shotgun sequence genome:
- the LOC111780374 gene encoding protein OS-9 homolog: MREFMWLVLIAGSFCYSAFADQIFPAQLGGTFSRNSRGPKYNIEFHPEDSPYNPDDDQESVFMPKKNGKNYLCYLPKVEKSKSEKPAIQPNMTSMIMESEKRVKLKTPDELLEALKEQCFVRQEGWWTYEFCYQKTLRQFHLEDDKVVQEFVLGVYDAEETANLNENLSDISTLKDPRSKDASQRYHAHHYTNGTMCDLTNRPRETEVRFVCSEPRAMIDSITELSTCKYALTVRCPTLCKHLLFQEERPVWYTINCNVLPDDYKETEPSEDLEDEIVMVTDVKYPKNESEE; encoded by the exons ATGAGGGAATTTATGTGGCTGGTTCTTATAGCTGGTAGTTTTTGCTACTCTGCGTTTGCTGACCAGATCTTCCCAGCTCAATTAG GTGGTACATTTAGTCGCAACTCTCGTGGGCCAAAATACAATATTGAATTCCATCCAGAAGACTCGCCTTACAATCCG GATGATGACCAGGAATCTGTGTTTATGCccaaaaaaaatggaaagaattaCTTATGTTACTTGCCTAAGGTGGAGAAGTCCAAGAGTGAAAAGCCAGCTATTCAACCGAACATGACTAGCATGATTATGGAATCTGAGAAGCGGGTTAAATTGAAGACTCCAGATGAGCTACTTGAGGCATTAAAAGAGCAATGCTTTGTCAGG CAAGAGGGTTGGTGGACATATGAATTTTGTTACCAGAAAACGCTACGACAATTTCATTTGGAGGATGATAAG GTAGTTCAGGAGTTTGTATTGGGTGTCTATGATGCAGAGGAAACCGCTAATCTCAATGAGAATCTCTCTGATATATCTACTTTGAAGGATCCTCGCTCCAAAGATGCATCTCAAAG GTATCATGCTCATCATTACACAAATGGAAccatgtgtgatctcacaaatCGACCACGAGAAACCGAG GTTAGATTTGTTTGCTCGGAGCCAAGAGCGATGATCGACTCTATCACAGAACTATCAACATGCAAGTATGCACTTACAGTGCGATGCCCGACGCTTTGCAAGCATCT GTTATTCCAGGAAGAGAGACCAGTGTGGTACACCATTAACTGCAACGTGCTCCCTGATGATTACAAGGAAACAGAGCCAAGTGAAGACTTAGAAGACGAGATCGTCATGGTTACAGACGTCAAATACCCAAAAAATGAATCCGAAGAGTAA
- the LOC111780375 gene encoding uncharacterized protein LOC111780375, translating into MYVTISKLLSISQLGRPPPMDWFSWLSRTGLDPLHTYEYGLVFARNGLRPEDIPRFNHDFLQKIGVSIAKHRLEILKLAKCDREEATQKKLLLSAFAKTKNCLRNCLRKLIFTNAKSEKGIFREDAAVISPEPITYSEDLSRKLEVKEVLKPPKRRSKHVSLSGPLDGRTHEKLMTNSKSLKLSGPLDRKERPMFPRSPRSSGPLDGRVSDWASSRSPKLNGPPQGRMMRLIPPSRSPRVSGPLDGRDGSPKICCRCNRERMETDDDYHSLWVSLFYDMKPT; encoded by the coding sequence ATGTACGTCACAATTTCCAAACTCTTGAGCATTTCTCAGCTTGGTCGGCCACCTCCGATGGACTGGTTCTCTTGGCTCTCAAGAACTGGCCTCGACCCACTTCACACTTACGAATATGGCCTCGTTTTCGCCCGAAATGGCCTCAGACCCGAAGACATTCCTCGTTTCAACCACGATTTTCTCCAGAAAATCGGAGTTTCCATCGCCAAACACAGGCTCGAGATTCTGAAACTCGCCAAATGCGACAGAGAAGAAGCCACCCAAAAGAAATTGCTCCTTTCCGCTTTCGCCAAGACCAAGAACTGCCTCCGGAACTGCCTCAGGAAGCTTATTTTCACCAACGCCAAGTCGGAGAAGGGGATTTTCCGGGAAGACGCGGCGGTGATTTCCCCAGAGCCGATTACCTACAGCGAGGATCTCAGCCGGAAACTGGAGGTTAAGGAGGTGCTCAAGCCGCCGAAACGACGCAGTAAACACGTGTCGCTGTCCGGGCCGTTGGACGGGAGAACGCACGAGAAGTTAATGACGAACAGTAAAAGCCTAAAGCTATCTGGGCCGTTGGATAGGAAAGAGAGGCCCATGTTTCCAAGAAGCCCAAGGTCATCTGGGCCTCTGGATGGGAGAGTATCTGATTGGGCCTCGAGTAGAAGCCCAAAGCTGAATGGACCGCCGCAGGGGAGAATGATGAGGCTGATACCACCGAGCCGGAGCCCAAGAGTATCTGGGCCGCTGGATGGACGAGATGGAAGCCCAAAAATTTGCTGTCGTTGTAATAGAGAGAGGATGGAAACCGACGATGATTATCACTCATTGTGGGTTTCATTGTTCTATGACATGAAGCCCACTTGA
- the LOC111780377 gene encoding putative protein TPRXL, which produces MAVSSRRSSGPVMRSLSPSGRFCGSYSSSSSSSPSSSSSAFASSTSSFSTENPTSFFRRSLSPSRVHLQGSSSSTSASSVRFALDRSISPNRHISVLTRGGGNQVVKRQSNQKRTCLCSPTTHPGSFRCSLHKGVPSQPTTPYSSNRLNARRSAMTNSLVRIGGVEGDLVRRALASLIRPSSHSQRRRADFCPRPSRLSIMSKADDL; this is translated from the coding sequence ATGGCGGTTTCTTCTAGAAGATCGAGCGGGCCTGTTATGAGGTCTCTCTCACCTTCTGGGAGATTCTGTGGCTcctattcttcttcttcgtcttcgtctCCGTCTTCTTCGTCATCGGCGTTTGCGTCTTCCACATCAAGCTTTTCCACTGAAAACCCTACTTCGTTTTTCCGTAGATCTCTGTCTCCGTCTCGTGTTCATCTAcaaggttcttcttcttctacgtCGGCGTCGTCCGTGAGATTTGCACTGGACCGGTCTATTTCTCCGAATCGGCATATCTCTGTTTTGACTCGTGGCGGTGGGAATCAAGTAGTGAAGAGGCAGAGCAACCAGAAGAGGACGTGCTTGTGCTCTCCGACCACGCATCCTGGTTCGTTTCGGTGTAGTCTCCATAAAGGCGTTCCGTCGCAGCCTACGACTCCTTACTCGTCTAATCGACTCAACGCGCGGAGATCGGCGATGACGAACTCTTTGGTTAGAATCGGAGGAGTTGAAGGCGATTTAGTGAGGCGGGCCCTGGCGTCTCTTATCCGACCTTCGTCTCACAGTCAAAGGCGTCGAGCGGATTTCTGTCCGCGACCGAGCCGGCTTTCAATCATGTCGAAAGCCGATGATCTGTGA